The DNA window GTACTAGAAACTCATGTTATTCACgattaagattttttttatgaacAAATATAATGACTAGAAAAACATCAATTTAGAGGATTTTTGATCAAATTTTTTATGAACAAATATAACATGAAAGACTGAAATTTTTTTACACTCTAGATGTTCATTTTATTTGATCAAATCATTAATATTTTGAAAGGATTTTTGTACTtaaatgtttttagtttattttccaTAAGATTGCTGTGTGATGGtcgtcaatttttttaaaaaatcaataatttttttgtttctaatccaattactactatttttgtAATAGGATAAATTGTCAAATAAATCTTGAAAATTAGTCAAAATCTAGTTTGTGCCATACTTTTCAAAATCGAAGTAATATATGACAAGTTTCTTAATTTTAAGTCGCAATTCTAAATTTTTATCTTCATTTCATTCTTGTAGTAGTTTATTTTTCCTAAAGTTGTATACTTTCACCAAAGGGAAGTGCTTAgttataaaataaacattaCAATCAAGATTGAAAAAATATGTTGATTTGAGAGATAGTAAACTACACAAAAACAGCGAAATGGGACTTTTACATTTCACAAAAGCCTTGAGCCGAGATACatttgctctctctctctctctctttccaaTTTCACTCTTTACATGAATCAGAGATGGACTTTCTTCTTCGAAAGCCAAAAACATAAATATGAATcgttttttgggtggaaaatgGAACTCTAAACTAAAGCAAGATTGAATTCAAGAAAATATTGATTTGATACCTAAAGCTTCCTACAATTTACATACTCAATTGCTATCATAACCATGAACTCAGCTCTCCCCACCCTGTGCACAAACCTTCTCCCTCTTGTTCGTTGCTAAATAGCGTCTGGTCCGAGCAATCCAGTGACGCCCCGCACGCTAAGTTATACGACTGGCATGCAGAGTGGCACACTCGTAGCCGGTTCTCCCCATTCCCATCACATTTCTGAATAGATATCTAGTTCAACCAATCAAACACACAATAATAGTATTAGAGTTGAAAGCAACAACACAAAACTTAACTAAACTATGCATTGTGAAGAAACTCACCCAGCAGGCTAATCGTTTGGCCGCTCCATCGCAGTCTCTACCTCTTATATAATTTAGAAACTTCCGAGGGCCACCTGGGAAAAGGCGATGGTAGTTGGGCATCACCACGACTTCTTCTAGCTGTTGTAGGATGCTTAACTCACTAGGTGCACAATGTTGCCCCGACATATCGTTCTCAAGGACAGATTTGCACACTGACAGACTTGGGAGAAGCGCTGAACTGTTCTGGCACGTGTAGCCAGCATAGTCGGAGCAACGAAACTCACAGACACCATTGTCACAGACACCGCCGTGAAGACTGCACTGTTCATCACATGTGGCTGCAGATAGCGAAACAAACAGAGGACTTACTCAAGGCACTTTCAAAATTAGTAcaatttcaaataatttgctTTTTCCTTTCAATAATTTTTATGTTCATGTAACAATTACTTCATCTTCTCACTTCAACAATAGCTTCTTTAGCTTTTCCTAAGTAAATATACATATAATCGGACGACTAAGAAACTGAAACTTTGTGTCCCTGAAATTATTAGACTTCTAGAATTTCTCATGAGATCTTATCATGCGCAAGGTAGCATGGATCCAACCCAGGCTGACACCTCTTTCTAGGGAATATTATGTTGGAATGAATCTTTCTATTCGTGTAATTCAAACTATAGCACACTtcattgagcaaacaaaaccacCAACAGAGTCGAGATTTTCTCATACAaattatggaaaaaaaaaacccaccCAAGCCTAATAAAAGACAAATCGATTTGATTGCAGTACCTGTCGAGCAGTCAGTTCCAGTGTACCCGGGTTTACAATTACAGACTCCGTCCATAAGGCATTCACCATGACCCCCACAATTGTTAGGGCAAGATCCTACAAACAGACGAGGACACAAGTTGGGAAACAAATAAGGATTGCAGTTTAAgcttgaaaaataaaaactttgacCACTCACGCTGGCTACAATCATGGCCCTCAAACCCCAGAAAGCACTGACATCTTCCATCAATGCAATCACCATTAAAATAACAGGCATTGGGACATTGACCAGATACAGGGGCAGGATCTACATTGCAGAGTTCATGATAGGCAGGGCAGATCAGCTCACCTACAGAATAGACGTGACGATACTCCATAAGGAAACATGCATTAAGATGCAACTTATATATAAACAGACACGATAATCTGTGACGGCACATGCACACATGTTTGTGGGTGCACAAGACAGATAACCTATAGAAACAAAAGATGTTACCATTAAAGCCAGAAAATTTAATGGGTCCACCAGTTTGAGGACATACTTTCCAAAGTCCATCTACCGCAACCTAGTAATACAGCAAAAAGCACTCTTACAGTcagaaattaaaatacacaTGCATTTATCAGACATTTGAAGCTTAACAGTAGATGCATCAGACGGTATCACAGGCTGCTGTTTTGCTTTTTTCTCACACCTAAATATTAAatctatgaaaaaaaaaatcattttttaaagtttttcaAATATTTAACAAATTAATATGTCCCGAAATATGGAAAAGGGTGATGATGCTCTACAACATCAGCGTACAAGAACTAGCTATACAAAAACTATTAGCATACATACATGTATGAGTATGTTTAAAGAGGAAACTGTACCTCCAGTGAGTTGTTTAAACATCTGTGCTGATAACAACCGTTTCCCTGCGTAGCAGACCCTCTAACAAACCCAGTGCGCACCAAATTTGAGGCCATGCATCTGTTATCCAAGGGTACGAGAACTGTAATTATCTGTTATTTATGAATTTCATAATGGTACAGAAATGGTGCAGATAAAACTCACCTTGAATTACTTCCCCGCACTTCACCCAACATACTGTCAGGTGCCCTAGCACTGTTAGTATCCGTACATGAACCGTCAGAATATGCCACATAATATGTACAATAATCAGCCAATGATGACTGGCCGCCTGCAAAGATAAAAAGAGAGGTATTAAGGACCCCAAGCCAGCTGATATGGGATATTGTGAAATATACTGCTCCTATTAGCCAAATTGTGAACTACTAGGATTACAATAACGATGCACAATAAGTATATAGGAAATCATAGAAGTGAATTGTACATCAAACATCAAAGAAAGCGATCCCTTAAAAGATGAAAAATCCTCAATTAGAGCACTCAACATTTAAACCACCAGGTAGAAGTTGTTGTCAGTTGTCACTAGACACTAATACATAAAACATGTCAGGAACAGGATACTTCAAATTTCAAACTGAATCATCCATATTGAAAAGGTTAGCAAAACCCAAGCAAACATTAAGTCATCAACTCATGATCTTCACATAACATCAGACAAGATAGACTTGCAAGCATATAGTGTTTCCACATTGGATGGAGGTCATTCAAGAAacaaaaagtaataaaataCGATCTGCAATTAACTGTCCCAAAAAATTTAGACAGATAGTAAAAAGTGACTGGGTTTTGGCCAACTCTATCCAGATTATAGCTTATAAATGTCCAGTTTACTTCTAAATGAGATTTTTCCTTTTCCAATAAAAAATGGCAATTCAAGAACTGAACAGCAGgcaaaatgaaaaagaaagggAACAAGGATCAACTTCGCCTGACTTCAAGTTGACAGAGTAACTTGCATTGAAATGTGGAAAAAATATATCTGGAGAACGATAAAGGACCGAAATGCATGGCTTTTTAACCTATCATTACGTGTAGATAAGAGTATAAATTGACATGCAACACAGAACCGCTAGTAAAAAGGATGCACATGCTACGGCATTACTTGTTAGGGAGCTTAGAAAAGTTCAATTCAATGGAAGCAACAGCAGACCACACCTTTATTAGCTTGTGAAAAGTAGCGAGCCCATTGTGGAAGATCACGACTGTAGTTTATAATAGGACAATAACCTTCTGCCTCCCTATTATATGTACATCCAGAAAGCTGTGTTGAATTGCAACGATATGCACCCTTCCAATGGTTGCAGGGCAATGTAACAAACTCAGTTCCCTGGTTGTGGCCCCAGTCAAGATGGTCTGCTATGCTGTAATTAGCCTGATACCACCCACTGTCCTCTAGTAAAGCAAGCGTCATCTTAGAAACAACTGATCTTGTATCAACTGAGCCCGTCATAATCTCATTCATTAGAAGTCTTTTCTCCCAATGAGATCCTGTGTTAAAAAGGTAATTATAAAactacaaacattaaccacTCTCTACTTGACGTAAATGTGTGCAACTGCAACTTAAGGTAAAAACTCAACACAAGAATTTGGATTTGAATTTTGGTGAAACATATATCTTCACTTTCTCAAGACCATTCCACAGATATTTTAGAAATGGtgatacaaaataaaaacattaggATATATGCAAAATAATACAGCGACCAACCTGATGTGCCGCGCCCACCACCATCTTCAAGCTCCAAACCAGTAAAGTTCTCAGAGAAAGCCTGCCAACCAAAAATGTGAGAAGCTTTATCCactatgtatgtatatatataatctaCATAACTactaagaaaagaaaatgaaattaaaataatgtttcTCGACATATGCCAGCATACAAACCATTTAAAATAGAATTTGAATAAAATTGGACTCATAACTTTACCCCGTAATGATAGCGAGAGTGCATGATAACTCGAGGAAGTACCACTCTTGTTACCATCCGTCCTAGTTTTTCATCCATAGCTTGTTCTGTTACCTACAAAGAGGTTTGATGATGAAATAGTTGTGAGGACATATCTTACGAGCATGTTAGTTGCGTGGAAAATCCACTAGCTAAAGTGGGTGTCAAGCACGTGTATTTACCCTGATAACTCAAAATAGAACCTTTGGTTGGGATTTTAGTTACAGTTTTATTGAGGCAAAGAACATACATGGTTGTCTCATTTTCAGAATGAACGCTAAACTAAAAGTAAATATATTATCAAATTATTAAGAAAAGGGCTCCATGCTGGGAACTGCTCTATTGATTATTATAAGTAGAGGAAAAGTTTCAGACACAACTTTGTACTTCAATTCAATGCAACAAGCTATCAAACTACATAACCaaaacataattttaaaattatatcagTAGTAAGAAAGCATGCAGAATATTAACTTGTTGAAAGAATTTGCTTTTCGTAGATTAGAgtcataaaataacaaaatccaATTAAAAAAGATTATAAAAAAAGATAGGATTCCTGCATTAACATATTCAACGTGGGAAAAATGGCATTTTAATTCTACGATGTCAGTGACAATCTCCTAAACTTAAATACACAGTGGTGGTCTAGTGATAAATTTCCTGATAACCAGTATGTTGAAAATCTTTCTAGACTTACCTGAATACGCCTTCTTTTCCTCTCATCTCGAAAGTGAGCAAAGGCATGGGGATCGAATCCAAGAACATGCATAACCTACAAAAGCCAAACTTCACTACTTCTAATAAAGAAGAGCAACCTAACTTCCCAAGTGTTAACTTGATTTAATCATTTAACTTACCTCGTGGATTAGGGTGGCAGAAAGTAATGATTCCGCTTCAGCAGTCAAGTGCCGAGGTGCAACATTCACATGCCCTAATCACCGAAAAACAATATTGGTCAATGAACTTCCACCTTTAATAATAGCTAATTACATTATGAGAATTAGCTCATTCAAATAAAAGAACCATACCAGCAATAGCACGACCCCATTGATCCCGTTCACATGCAACAGCCCAAGCAAGAGTGTTCCCAGTTGTCGGTCTTGTAGTAACCAAGAGAACTAAATCTGCATCAGCTACGCCTTctgaaaaagatagaaaagATGTATTTAATAATGCTGAGATTTTGAGAAAACCAACAGATGGAAACATTAATCATCTGAAGTGTTATAGTCTTTTGCAAGAGATAGACCTTCCACATATTCCCTGGGAAGCTGCACACCTCCGTCTTGACCACAAGCAGAGTATCCACTCAGCCGCAAGTTCCCCCTCACAGGCTCAACAGAGAGCGCTCTTCTGAACCAATCTGCTGTTTGCCCAAGAGCCTGTAGTAGAATGAGCATATTATAACATGCTTTCAGTATAGAACAATTTAAGGATTACATTGAATATTAAGcttaaagaatatatttttcaagCTATACCCATCAGTAATCCACCTATCATGCAGCAAACTCATAAAAAGAGTTGACGAGAAATTCTTAAACAAACTCCAATTTTAGATTCAACTAAGCTACTAATTCTGTCAAAGGTTACACTTCCCACCATatcacaacaaaataaataaaacaaaaccttGCGAAGACGGAGTTTCTTGTCCTCCTCGGCTATGTCATCTAGTGTGCAATTATACCAACAGTCACCATAAATAGGAGGATCTGCTTGAGGGTTACAAGAAGGGGCACCAGAGTAAGAGGCTCCAGCTGGTTCTCCCAACTGGAAAAGGAAACATAGGCATAAAGGGAAACAATATCCAGCATCAGTACCAGATCAACAGTATAAACAGaaattttcatgtttaaaaaTATACTTGCCTTTACAATGTCCCCCACATTCCGGCAGTCTCTATCAGAAGAATGACCAACGGCATCATAATTTAAGTAAATTCTAATGGGTTGCTTAGCATCAATATGCGACAATGGCGATTCAGAAACACCGAGCAGCCCACGTCCCTTTCTCTTAAGGGACTTGGATAAATCAGGCTCAACATAGACTTGAGCAGACACGGAATAAACCTTGTGACCAGGTCTCTTCCTTTGTTCGAGGATTTGATCATGAATGCAAGAATGTGATAATATGTTCTCTTTGTCCTTATCAAGCACCCGCCTTTGAGATTGTAATCCTTCACTCGTTGCAAAATCAGCTTCCAATAGAAGCAACACCAATAATATCTGAGATCAATAGAGATAACTTAGCAATTACTCCTATAAACTATCTGTCCTTTGCAGAAGAACTTAGAAATTCATTGAGAGAAATACAAACTCCATAAGCTTAGCTGAAGAAACAGACCCTCAACTAAACCAAATGAAGCCCAATTTAGATCCATAAATATATCTATTAGTCAATCCAGCAAACACTTGACTTGATCCaattttacaaagaaaatgTCAAAGAAACCCAGAAAGGAATTTTTGCCGAAGATAACGAAATAAGAAAGTAAACAGACACACCCACCTTCCATAAACAAGCACCCCAAGTTTAAAGCAATAATGCTCGTCAAAGAGTAAATAATTAAACACCAAAAAATATCCTTTTTTTTTGTAGTCTCCAGCATTAGCtcaacaaaaatgaaattgaatgtttACCTTGAGGCAAATGACAGCAAGATTGAGTTCAAATCTCAGGAGTGAAGAAACCTCGCCGGCGCATCGGTTACATCGAGCCCTCAACTCCATTAAACGACGAACAACCTCAATTGAATCAAATCGCCGCCGCTCCCCTGATCGGCAAAAGCCTCAAAACCCGCCGCATTATAGGCCGTGCTCAAAACCAAAAAGCTGAAAACCGTCAAACCCAAAAAATTTGGCAAAGGCGCCTCGGTTTTCGAAGAAGTCGGCCGAAATATGTGAGCTCTGTGTCTCTTGATGTGTGTGAGCTGTGTTCACTGATTTGTCCAATTCCACAGCACCAAATCTCGCAGATTTTTCAGTTTGGGGGAGAGGAGGAGAGAGAACGGAGATAAGAGTACACTATGCATACACagtagagagagggagagaggaagaTATACTGAATTACTGAACCGAAGATGAACAACTTTTTGGGCGGAGATTGAAAAATGGGTAAAGTTGGAATTGGTAGTGGTAATGGTGAATTCAATTCAGCgcatatattattaataattagtaTAGAAAATATTCATAATAGCTTGTATTTATTCACGAAAGCAGAAGGTGATTTATGTTACTTTCCTtctattcaattattttttgtcatcCTTCAAATAGTATTATTGGAGGCTTTAAAAATTGGACTTGAGTAATTGTTATATTTTCGTAAattattttatggagtatattagTACAATTATATTTAGTAGTATAACTTGGTAAGCTAATTTGGTTTCTTGGTCCGATTTTTATGTgctatggaaataaaaaatcaattattttttatgtgccggggatgatgccccagatgagCGGGATGATGCAGGGGCAGCCAGCCACTGTTGGGTCGCCCGGGGACAATGTCTATTGCCCCACTATTGATTACTTTACAGGGGCATCCCAGACTTGTACTCTACTGGAGTCTCAGTACACTTCTGCTGAGACTCTCACTGGAGGAGTTGGGTCTATCTCCGGTTAGGGTGCCTCCCACTGAGAGTCCACCGGCTCCAGGCCGTCAGGGTGGTTCGAAGAAAGGTAGGGGCCTCCAAGGGCGAGGGGGTGGCGGGTGAGTCCTCGCAGTCGAGGGCTGGGGCGGAGGAGGCGGGGCTGAGGCGGATGACGACTACGATGAGACACGGCGGACCGTGTGGAGTGAGGAGGAGTGTGTGGCTTTGTCAAAAGCCTGGATCAATGTCTGCGATGATCTCATTCGCTTAAGCAACCAGATGATCGACAACATGTGGAAACGCATCTCCCAAGCCTACTGTTCGTTTAAACCGGGGGATGGAAGGTATCACACGGCTGAAGAGTGTCGGAAGACATGGGGCCGACTGAAGACCGTTGTCTCCCTATTTGCCGGCCTATACGAGAACAACGGTCGCATGCTTACCAGCGGCCAGACCATGGAGGATGCGGAGTAGGTGGCGATGGTGGAGTTCCCCGAGCGCGGCAAGCACGACACGTTTAACCACTGGGACTCCTATGTGGTGCTGATGAAGTCGACAAAGTTTCGGGCGGGTGTCGTCGCTTGCTGGCCGAAGCGGCTGAAGATCAACTCCAGCGGTGACTACAGCAGCAACGCCGGCTCCACCGACCTCCCCGACGATGCTGAAGATATCCCGAGTCCTCTCTCGTTTaaccgccgccgtcgccgcccGATTGGGCAAACGACGGCGATGTGGGCGTCTAGGGGAGGCGCCAGCAGCGGGTCCCAGGAGATCCAATCGGCAGCCCCTGCAGCATTCCAGTCGACCCCCGAGTTCTCCCGTATTGCCCATATCCAACATCATACGAACATGATAGAAACCACCAAGGAGTGGAGAGCGACCGATGACCCCATACACAAGGAGATGCTGCAGAGGGTCATCGACTTGATGAGGCGTGATGTTGGGCTCCCACCCATCAGCGGTGGGGGAGCATCTGGGGACTCCGACGCCGCCGCGACTGGCCtaggggacgacgaggagtgagaggAGGGCCGCGTGTGTCAAAGCTTGGggatggtttttttattttctctttgaactatgtattttttcactatgtattttttttttaattatgtatgttttttatttatataaaatgttcgcattttctccgtattcgtgtcgaaattttaattctgtatttaAATTTCGTATATAAAATGTGAAATTGTGTTGTTGGGATGTCTTAGTGCTTGTCTAttattgtgcagtgggaagtcctagtgatgtggcagtggggtgaGAAGTGCTTATGACGTGATAGAATGTGTTTTTGGAAAGTTCTAGTACTTGTCCGTGGGGAAGTTCATagtattgtggatgctctaaagtttAATAGCAAttcacaattaaaaaatatgCTCATATTTTTCTGGTGATCCTACCCAACCCACTTGCTTCTATGACAACTAgactttgatttaatttgttaaataTACAAAGTTGCTGGCTGGATAAAGTTTgatttatttaaagtaattttGGTTTTCTATTATTGATAATGGAAAGGGGTGCACGCAATTATGGAAGAATCAtgaattttgtttatattggaAAGCAATTTATTGTTATTGTATAAATGTATTGGGATATTGCGATTTGCATATTCCATGACCATCAAATTAATTTTGCTAAATATAATTACTATTCATACATTTTCGATGTCAATTTTAGAATGGCTCCGAATTTCTTAGCTGAATATATTAATGATTCTGCATGGATGCGTGACTACATAACTATAATTACCGAATCTATTAAGAGCAATAGTGAAAAAGTCAGTTGGTAAAATTTGCAAATTAAATGTCTTTGCTCACATCTATTTGTGGGTATTTATGTTCTTAACAAATTGAGAAGAGCTCCTGTGAACAATTAAtaagtagtattaattaaaattcattaccCTAATTAAGATTTAATAATCCTAATTAACCAAGTGATTAAGGGGAGTTAATGATGCGCGCCTACATAAGTTTTTGTCTAGCAAATTTGCATAACCCTATCTTATTTTCAAATgtcaaattaattttaatattcttTTCAATCGAGCCAATACATCCCAACTGAAATTACGTTCACTAATTTAATTAGACAAAGTGAgactaattataataaataaaacctAATGCAAACTTTATGGACTAAAATTCAACCGAATCCAATCCAAGCTATCCAATAATTCAGGACATAGATTTGGACTTTAGAGAAAATTAATTGTCCtaacaaaaaagtaaataagTAATTAAGAAGAAATATTGAATGAACTAAAACATAAATTATGTGGGTGTTAGGGCAGTTGGGTTTGGTGTTTTGCTGACCAAAGTCCGACAGgctatattatattttttgaaatggATGAGTCCAATAGTTGGGAATTTTACCTAATCCACATTTTTTAAACATTATTTCACACCCaacttataattataatttcgTATTATCTACTTTAATAATCTTCTAGCTTAACAACTTTATTAAGGATACAGCTCACCAATTGATTGGTAACTATGCATTCTAATGCAACAATCCATAAGGCTAATAATTACCTCAagagtataataatattataatcacTAGCTAGAGAGACAAATCAATTAAATCAATTTGCAGAAAATTACAAGCTATCGGATCCTCGGCTACATAACACAGCAACACGTAGAAAaccatttcaattttaaaacttcGGAATTATTTTGGTATTTAGTGTTGCCAATACATGCGAAAttatattttactataaaattgTCGGTCACGTTTCCCCTATTTTTTTGttatcaatttaaaatattactaatattgaAAAAATTATTCAGTGTCCATTATATGTACGAAGTTTTAATTTGGATgtaaatatttttatgagaaaaaaaaattatttcagaGAATTAACAGCACTAAAAAATGTAGTCCATATCAACATACTCAAATTCAAAAGAATATtgtttaaattatgaaatactTGTAGTATTACATACTTACTATATaactttaataaaataaaataaaaacttttcattttttatttatttttgtgtttgttttgttttgttctgAGATGATGATGGATGCGAATTTTAGGAGAAGGAAAAGTAGTTATCCTACTTCGTTTTTCTTTGATATGTCATGTAGGTAAGATTTTACTTGGGAATGAACATACATAAAAAGAGGCTATTTTCGTAACTAAACTTAGAAAAAATATCTCATGTTTGGTAGAGATGATGTTAACAATTTTGCATAGGAAAAAAGGGCCAATGGTTGGTTTGACACTCCAACAAACTTCTTTGAAATAGTACTCTGTAATAGTTTTATattgtaaattttttattatatgcaaatatttaatttatgataaaATGCTAATAGGTGGAGTAGGAAAACTTAAAGAGGCTATTTCCAATTTGTACATCATAAAAAACCAGATCAAAACTATGATAAAATCAAATTGGACCGAGAGGATTATTTTGTCTAAATTTACATTCGAAAGAGAATCTCAATTAAGAGTAACAACTTTGTTAGGAGGTAACATGATTGGTGGTCttatttaatactagtaatGTTTCATAGAATCATTTGCAGCTATATTCAATCGAATTCCAATCTCATTTCTAATTAACATTTAATTCATGGTAGAGTTGATGAGGCAAAATTATGAACTCTCACAATTATGTTGTTCAAGTATTGTAGTTGGGCTTGCTAATGGGCTGATAAGGAAATCAGTTTAATGGATTGTGctttaaaatggaaacaatttgGAATGGGGGATGAGTTGGCCCAGATAGCAATAggttcttttttatgcattatttcaaaattttatttttagaaaaaattttctcttatattaatataataactATATGTTCTCTTTCTAGTTAAAAAACAAAACCTTCTAAAATTTCGTATTATTCCACAAGTTTGACATTTTCAATGAGACGAGGGAATGGTTTTTTTGTTAGTGTCCAAAATTGTCTTATTAATCGTGGGGGCGGTGGTGGTATTATTAATAGTGTCAATTCAACTTTGCAAACACTTCAATTAGAATTAATattgaaattacaaaaaagTACAATCCATATGTCTGCAAAACTTGGTTGAATTACCATTTGTAAATAATATATTGTCTCGACTTTATTATCATTTAAAATATAGGATCAAATGAGAAAACTACTGCaggataatttatttgttagaTTCGAAATAATTAGCTTGTATTTAATCCCAAGAACAAATATACTGGCAGTGGAATTAGAAAGTACTAATGATAATTAAATTGTTGCAAGATTTATGTGGCAAATATAAGAAAAGCAGCAAACTGAATTAATGCAGCACTAAAATAGTACATTAATGCCGTCTCCACATTTAATGATAATTAAATAGCACCTATATATTTATTGCCTCACCTTTATACAGTTCATACGAGCAA is part of the Salvia splendens isolate huo1 chromosome 6, SspV2, whole genome shotgun sequence genome and encodes:
- the LOC121809592 gene encoding leishmanolysin-like peptidase, whose protein sequence is MELRARCNRCAGEVSSLLRFELNLAVICLKILLVLLLLEADFATSEGLQSQRRVLDKDKENILSHSCIHDQILEQRKRPGHKVYSVSAQVYVEPDLSKSLKRKGRGLLGVSESPLSHIDAKQPIRIYLNYDAVGHSSDRDCRNVGDIVKLGEPAGASYSGAPSCNPQADPPIYGDCWYNCTLDDIAEEDKKLRLRKALGQTADWFRRALSVEPVRGNLRLSGYSACGQDGGVQLPREYVEEGVADADLVLLVTTRPTTGNTLAWAVACERDQWGRAIAGHVNVAPRHLTAEAESLLSATLIHEVMHVLGFDPHAFAHFRDERKRRRIQVTEQAMDEKLGRMVTRVVLPRVIMHSRYHYGAFSENFTGLELEDGGGRGTSGSHWEKRLLMNEIMTGSVDTRSVVSKMTLALLEDSGWYQANYSIADHLDWGHNQGTEFVTLPCNHWKGAYRCNSTQLSGCTYNREAEGYCPIINYSRDLPQWARYFSQANKGGQSSLADYCTYYVAYSDGSCTDTNSARAPDSMLGEVRGSNSRCMASNLVRTGFVRGSATQGNGCYQHRCLNNSLEVAVDGLWKVCPQTGGPIKFSGFNGELICPAYHELCNVDPAPVSGQCPNACYFNGDCIDGRCQCFLGFEGHDCSQRSCPNNCGGHGECLMDGVCNCKPGYTGTDCSTATCDEQCSLHGGVCDNGVCEFRCSDYAGYTCQNSSALLPSLSVCKSVLENDMSGQHCAPSELSILQQLEEVVVMPNYHRLFPGGPRKFLNYIRGRDCDGAAKRLACWISIQKCDGNGENRLRVCHSACQSYNLACGASLDCSDQTLFSNEQEGEGLCTGWGELSSWL